The following proteins are co-located in the Tripterygium wilfordii isolate XIE 37 chromosome 2, ASM1340144v1, whole genome shotgun sequence genome:
- the LOC120009605 gene encoding uncharacterized protein At4g02000-like codes for MDADLEKRWQRLSLMTEESEAVVVARDSGTTKESDTRFSLFGRLLSSRSFNQEAFFVTMKNIWKPIRGMEISTVGENLYLLHFFSKEDYNKVLDGSPWTFDKHPLLLKEYNGNLRPCDVVFEEMPLWVRFCNLPFKMMNEKVGLQLGAAVGRIEKVDLDRNGCGWGKYLRVRIHIDITKPLKRVVMVTGEEGGAAIRVGVQYERLPNFCYMCGKLGHVDHDCEVGETDFPEPKPYGDWLRSSPPRGRRPTPSSDP; via the coding sequence ATGGATGCGGATTTGGAGAAGAGGTGGCAACGATTGTCGCTAATGACAGAAGAAAGTGAAGCGGTGGTGGTGGCAAGGGATTCGGGAACCACTAAGGAATCAGATACTAGATTTAGTCTCTTTGGAAGGCTCTTGTCTTCTAGATCCTTCAACCAAGAGGCTTTCTTTGTTACAATGAAGAACATCTGGAAACCAATAAGGGGGATGGAGATCTCGACAGTTGGAGAAAACCTATATTTGCTTCACTTCTTTTCCAAAGAGGATTACAATAAAGTTCTGGATGGCTCCCCTTGGACATTCGATAAACACCCTTTGCTATTAAAGGAATATAATGGGAATTTACGCCCATGCGATGTGGTTTTTGAAGAGATGCCGCTATGGGTTAGATTTTGCAATCTACCATTCAAAATGATGAACGAGAAGGTCGGATTGCAGTTGGGTGCAGCAGTAGGTAGAATAGAGAAGGTGGATCTTGATCGTAATGGTTGTGGATGGGGCAAGTACCTTCGGGTCAGAATCCATATTGATATTACTAAGCCTTTGAAAAGGGTTGTCATGGTTACTGGGGAGGAAGGGGGTGCTGCTATTAGAGTAGGAGTTCAGTATGAGAGATTACCAAACTTCTGTTACATGTGTGGGAAATTGGGGCATGTTGATCATGATTGTGAGGTGGGGGAGACAGATTTTCCTGAACCCAAACCATATGGTGATTGGCTACGATCCTCCCCACCTCGGGGTCGTAGGCCAACACCATCCTCAGACCCTTAG
- the LOC120009617 gene encoding uncharacterized protein LOC120009617: MTVFRPTSLCNVIYKIVAKTIANCLLNIFPLIISESQSTFVPSRLILDNILVAYELLHSLKNRWQGSQAFCALKLYMSKAYDRVEWGFIEVMMVKLGFHPNWVSLILRCVSSVNFSNLINGNSYGSFSPGRCLRQGDPLSPFLFLFCAEDDSLLFCKANMQECDVLHSLLQVYERASGQKINFDKSGAFFSANTCESIRRSISARLGIRQMTNPDRYLGLPVMVGREKRRSFYHLKERVVARIRGWKEKFLSQPGKETLIKVVAQSIPTYTMSVFRLPNSFFEELMVVLNKFWWRSNGGKGICWAKWRHLCHPKSKGAKYFPNCDFMRASVGSNLSWSWRSLCEGSEVLEKGLTWRVGNGQDISIWFDKWIPRPWNFGPITQINPCLGHLGVHHLIDFRKGCWDEHFMRQILLPVDVKAILEIPLGDVRARDSRRRYFEPKGIYTVKSGYRVLEEWNQFHKNDASSSSRTSMGIWNAIWGARVPPKIKTFMWRLCNDYIPTFENLKRRGIPVQHECLLCGRDRESAFHLFILCPWVHQAYFKAGLPHTHEYHPRSSVMLWVDGLVHNMNTKTLSRMLVFLWQLWNVRNSVLHRGIVCTHEGVGVQVDQLLHEFKVVQESDFRGPALGSDNFPHRELSRSIMMQR, from the exons ATGACAGTCTTTCGGCCTACAAGTCTGTGCAAtgttatatataaaatagtagcCAAAACTATTGCCAACTGTTTACTCAATATTTTTCCGCTGATCATTTCTGAATCCCAAAGTACTTTTGTTCCTAGTCGGCTCATTTTAGATAATATTTTGGTGGCTTATGAGCTTCTGCATTCCTTAAAGAATAGATGGCAAGGTAGCCAAGCGTTTTGTGCCTTAAAACTATATATGAGTAAGGCTTATGACAGAGTTGAATGGGGGTTTATTGAAGTGATGATGGTCAAACTTGGGTTTCATCCTAACTGGGTCTCCCTTATATTGAGATGTGTTTCTTCTGTTAACTTCTCCAATCTTATTAATGGTAATTCCTATGGGAGTTTTTCTCCTGGCAGATGCCTTAGACAGGGGGATCCCCTCTCCCCTTTTTTATTCCTCTTTTGTGCTGAAG atgaCAGCCTGCTGTTTTGCAAGGCTAATATGCAAGAGTGCGATGTCCTCCATTCCCTTTTACAAGTTTATGAGCGAGCCTCGggacaaaaaattaattttgacaagtcGGGGGCCTTCTTTAGTGCCAACACCTGTGAATCCATTAGAAGAAGCATTTCAGCCCGACTGGGTATTAGACAAATGACAAATCCTGATCGTTATCTTGGTCTTCCAGTGATGGTTGGGAGAGAGAAGCGAAGATCTTTCTATCATCTTAAGGAAAGAGTGGTGGCGCGCATTCGGGGATGGAAGGAAAAATTTCTCTCACAGCCTGGCAAGGAAACTCTTATCAAAGTAGTGGCCCAATCAATCCCCACTTATACTATGAGCGTGTTTCGGCTTCCCAACTCTTTCTTTGAGGAACTTATGGTAGTTTTGAATAAATTTTGGTGGAGGAGCAATGGCGGAAAAGGCATTTGCTGGGCCAAATGGCGACATCTGTGTCATCCGAAGAGTAAGGGAG CCAAATACTTTCCCAATTGTGATTTCATGAGGGCGTCTGTGGGGAGCAATCTTTCATGGTCGTGGCGAAGTCTTTGTGAAGGGAGTGAGGTTCTGGAGAAAGGGTTAACCTGGAGGGTGGGAAATGGGCAGGATATTTCTATATGGTTTGATAAATGGATTCCTCGACCCTGGAATTTTGGGCCTATTACTCAAATCAATCCTTGTCTAGGTCACTTGGGGGTCCATCATCTTATTGACTTTAGGAAGGGCTGCTGGGATGAGCATTTTATGCGTCAAATTCTTCTCCCCGTTGATGTCAAAGCGATTCTAGAAATCCCCCTTGGTGACGTGAGAGCTAGGGACTCTAGACGTCGGTATTTTGAGCCTAAAGGGATCTACACAGTTAAAAGTGGTTATAGGGTCCTTGAGGAGTGGAACCAATTTCATAAAAATGATGCAAGCTCAAGCTCTCGTACATCCATGGGAATCTGGAATGCTATTTGGGGGGCAAGGGTTCCTCCAAAGATTAAAACCTTTATGTGGAGGTTATGTAATGACTATATACCAACTTTTGAGAACTTAAAGAGACGGGGAATTCCAGTTCAACATGAGTGCTTGTTGTGTGGCAGGGATCGGGAGTCAGCTTttcatttgttcattttgtgtcCTTGGGTTCATCAAGCATATTTCAAAGCTGGCCTCCCTCATACTCATGAATACCATCCTAGATCTTCTGTGATGCTTTGGGTAGATGGCCTAGTCCATAATATGAACACGAAAACTTTATCTCGAATGCTTGTTTTCCTTTGGCAGCTGTGGAATGTGCGAAATAGTGTTCTTCACAGAGGTATAGTGTGTACCCATGAAGGAGTTGGAGTGCAAGTTGACCAGTTATTGCATGAATTTAAGGTTGTACAAGAGTCTGATTTTCGAGGGCCAGCTTTAGGAAGCGACAATTTCCCCCACCGCGAGTTATCAAGATCAATTATGATGCAGCGTTGA
- the LOC120009627 gene encoding uncharacterized protein LOC120009627 has protein sequence MPIGIEEPGGAHLVVISNFKATAVRVASSCLTIHMALIIVAENTSCFFSLPCFVLVVLGVYCCGLILPWIFLLIAFRFYSHLSDYANHILGLIDFWYEIYFDFAMQVVDGSNRIRCPCRSCVNRLFFPLEVVRRHLFMKGMDKRYTIWELHGEANERFRVDPHDEDRNTAMDEIINEGVEEESSDEMDEMYEDLNGGNFMNDMTGEPSSYNEEQVDDIFTQTLRDSQLPLYPGCDTFSMLSFLINMLHIKNLTGLSNKGFDMYLQLFKRALPKGETLPKDYYEAKTIMRNLGLSYQRIHACKNDCVLFWKENEDKQECPTCGDSRWVERYGKRHNKVPKKVVLYFPLIPRLQRLFMCRKTAMHMRWHKDVRVPEEGVLRHPVDSEVWKDFDNKHSWFAKEPRNVRLGLASDGFNPFGNISNAYSIWPVVLMPYNLPPWMCMKEPYFMMSLLIPGPRSPGNDIDVFLRPLIEECKDLWSNGVPTYDASKGETFNMHAAILWTINDFPAYGNLSGWSTKGKMACPKCNKETMSDRLTFGRKQCYMHHRRFLPPSHSFRKNKRMFDNKIDNNSKPKNLSGDELLQQMRCIGNMAFGKDPITGKSRLKKNRPPEQLNWTKKSIFYELPYWRTLLLRHNLDVMHIEKNICDSLLWTIMNVKGKTKDNISARLDLQKIGIRHELHPRHEGARQTMPVACFTLSRKEVHLFCDFIRAVKLPDGYASNIARCVKDNECTFMGMKSHDSHVFLQRILPVGIRGFLRKDVSESIIQLGRFFQELCCRTLKLEVLESLEHDIVVLLCKFETIFPPSFFDIMEHLAIHLPGEAKLAGPVQYRWMYPIERFLRTLKCYVRNKARPEGSIAEAYINNECLTFCSMYLNGVETKFNRQDRNNDGGDNEVFDGVSIFHQNVGLWVDLMFSQNAPEASEDIYAISRFPDMRVTRYTGCIVNGMRFHTSDRERNLRTQNSGVVIIGDHGDEEIEFYGVLNDIICLTYIGNRKVYLFKCTWWHLGRKNMGLRKDNNFTSVNVSRTWYNEDPYVLASQVQQVFYLNDTKYRDPWRVVQKAHHRNVYDVKEISSEGANAMTNVEDDSDLSLGKEAYQGEQSNVMGNSMQLNVIFESLQREDVQADDIDPTEFEAVFNKGEMSIDVGNVDEEESDEGSRHSLELFESNDETDDD, from the exons ATGCCGATTGGGATTGAAGAGCCAGGTGGTGCGCATTTAGTTGTGATTAGCAATTTTAAGGCCACTGCGGTCCGAGTTGCCTCCTCTTGCTTAACAATTCATATGGCTCTAATCATTGTAGCTGAAAATACATCTTGTTTCTTTTC gCTACCTTGTTTTGTGTTGGTGGTTTTGGGTGTGTATTGTTGCGGTTTAATTTTACCGTGGATTTTTCTTTTGATCGCTTTTCGTTTCTATTCTCATCTGTCTGATTATGCCAACCATATTTTGGGTTTAATAGATTTTTGG TATGagatttattttg ATTTTGCAATGCAAGTAGTTGATGGATCTAATAGAATTCGTTGCCCTTGTCGCTCCTGTGTCAATCGTTTATTCTTCCCTCTTGAAGTAGTGAGAAGACACTTATTTATGAAAGGGATGGATAAGAGATATACGATATGGGAGTTGCATGGTGAGGCAAATGAAAGATTTAGAGTTGATCCTCATGATGAGGATAGAAATACTGCAATGGATGAAATAATAAATGAAGGTGTTGAAGAGGAATCTAGTGATGAGATGGATGAGATGTATGAAGATTTAAATGGAGGGAATTTCATGAATGATATGACAGGGGAGCCATCAAGTTATAATGAAGAGCAAGTAGATGATATATTTACTCAAACTTTGAGGGATTCACAACTTCCTCTTTACCCAGGTTGTGATACATTCTCTATGCTGTCATTCTTGATAAATATGCTCCATATAAAAAACTTAACAGGGCTCTCCAATAAAGGATTTGACATGTACCTTCAGCTATTTAAAAGGGCTTTACCGAAAGGAGAGACACTACCAAAGGATTATTATGAGGCAAAGACTATAATGCGTAACTTGGGGCTGAGCTATCAACGCATTCATGCATGCAAAAATGACTGTGTTTTATTTtggaaagaaaatgaggataaaCAAGAGTGCCCAACTTGTGGAGATTCTAGATGGGTGGAAAGATATGGCAAAAGGCATAATAAGGTGCCTAAAAAGGTGGTATTATATTTTCCATTGATACCAAGGTTGCAACGACTTTTTATGTGTAGAAAGACTGCAATGCATATGAGATGGCATAAAGATGTGCGTGTACCAGAAGAGGGCGTGCTACGCCATCCTGTGGACTCTGAAGTGTGGAAAGATTTTGATAATAAGCATTCTTGGTTTGCTAAGGAACCTCGCAATGTACGTCTAGGTCTTGCTAGTGATGGATTTAACCCATTTGgaaatataagcaatgcatacaGCATATGGCCAgtcgttttgatgccttacaacTTACCACCTTGGATGTGTATGAAGGAGCCATATTTTATGATGTCTTTATTGATTCCTGGACCAAGATCACCTGGCAATGATATTGATGTATTCTTAAGACCTTTAATAGAAGAATGTAAAGATTTGTGGAGTAATGGAGTGCCAACGTATGATGCATCAAAAGGAGAGACTTTTAATATGCATGCTGCAATTTTATGGACTATAAATGATTTTCCGGCATATGGAAATCTGTCTGGTTGGAGTACGAAAGGGAAAATGGCTTGTCCAAAGTGTAACAAGGAAACAATGTCTGATAGACTTACTTTTGGGAGAAAGCAATGTTACATGCACCATCGTCGTTTCCTTCCTCCATCACACTCGTTTAGGAAGAATAAACGGATGTTTGACAATAAGATAGATAATAATTCAAAGCCAAAGAATTTGTCTGGTGATGAATTGCTACAACAAATGAGATGTATAGGCAATATGGCGTTCGGGAAAGATCCCATTACAGGAAAGTCCAGGttgaaaaaaaatagaccaCCAGAACAATTAAATTGGACAAAGAAAAGCATATTTTATGAGTTGCCCTATTGGAGAACTTTACTTTTGCGCCACAATTTGGACGTAatgcatattgagaagaatATATGTGACAGTTTATTGTGGACAATTATGAATGTTAAGGGGAAGACAAAAGATAATATTAGTGCACGCTTAGATTTGCAAAAAATTGGAATTCGACATGAATTGCATCCACGTCATGAGGGAGCAAGACAAACAATGCCTGTAGCATGTTTCACCTTATCTCGAAAGGAGGTGCATTTATTTTGTGACTTTATTCGAGCAGTAAAACTTCCTGATGGTTATGCTTCAAACATTGCAAGATGTGTGAAGGACAATGAATGTACGTTCATGGGGATGAAAAGTCACGATTCTCATGTCTTTTTACAGCGGATTTTGCCTGTGGGAATACGGGGTTTCTTGAGAAAGGATGTGTCTGAATCCATTATTCAATTGGGACGATTCTTCCAAGAGCTTTGTTGTAGGACCCTAAAGTTGGAAGTTTTAGAATCTTTGGAACATGATATTGTTGTCCTGCTATGTAAGTTCGAGACCATATTTCCTCCTTCATTCTTTGATATCATGGAACATTTAGCAATTCATTTGCCAGGAGAAGCCAAACTTGCAGGCCCCGTACAATATAGGTGGATGTATCCAATTGAGAG GTTTCTACGAACCCTTAAGTGTTATGTTAGGAACAAAGCACGACCGGAAGGTTCTATTGCGGAAGCGTATATTAATAATGAATGCTTGACATTTTGCTCAATGTACCTTAATGGAGTTGAGACAAAATTCAATCGGCAAGACCGAAATAACGATGGAGGCGACAATGAAGTTTTTGACGGTGTATCAATATTTCATCAAAATGTTGGCCTTTGG GTAGATTTGATGTTTTCCCAAAATGCGCCAGAAGCTAGTGAAGATATATATGCTATATCTCGTTTTCCTGATATGAGAGTGACACGCTATACTGGATGCATTGTTAATGGGATGAGGTTCCACACAAGTGATAGGGAGAGGAATCTTAGAACTCAAAATAGTGGTGTTGTCATTATAGGGGACCATGGTGATGAGGAAATTGAGTTTTATGGAGTTTTAAATGATATTATATGTTTGACATATATTGGAAATAGGAAGGTCTATTTGTTTAAGTGTACGTGGTGGCACTTGGGAAGGAAAAATATGGGACTTCGCAAAGACAATAATTTTACAAGTGTTAATGTATCTCGGACATGGTATAATGAGGATCCTTATGTACTAGCATCTCAAGTACAACAAGTGTTCTATTTGAATGACACAAAATATCGAGATCCATGGCGTGTAGTTCAAAAAGCCCACCATAGAAATGTTTATGATGTCAAAGAGATATCAAGTGAAGGAGCAAATGCTATGACAAATGTTGAGGATGATAGTGATTTGTCATTGGGAAAAGAAGCTTATCAAGGTGAACAGTCAAATGTTATGGGTAATTCCATGCAACTGAATGTCATTTTTGAGAGCTTACAACGAGAAGATGTACAAGCTGATGATATCGATCCCACAGAATTTGAGGCAGTTTTTAATAAAGGAGAAATGTCGATAGATGTAGGCAATGTGGATGAAGAAGAGTCTGATGAAGGGAGTAGACATTCACTTGAATTGTTTGAGTCAAATGATGAGACAGATGATGATTAA